Proteins encoded by one window of Oreochromis niloticus isolate F11D_XX linkage group LG17, O_niloticus_UMD_NMBU, whole genome shotgun sequence:
- the ttll12 gene encoding tubulin--tyrosine ligase-like protein 12: protein MSTNPTVPNGAEDEEFRVFVALHSAALQASAIPPVYWRSLHHKITSEIYDAGEVFGIMQFQQEDEDEEEGDEENREERKKDNPGNEIRCKVVVTRESGLQASEPTSVFLVDHAWTYRVEHARQQLEQIPGLLPRMAALMGLDFHGEVPDPDTVELVMECMWKYNQTYQLSQGSPEDKVPVWYIMDEFGSQVRHSDQPTCSMAPFFYVQGQLAYTVLWPLQDLHEGDEVTRDYTYGEPDPLVRRCCLLPWIPSDLEEVSSVTAEPPDSFFENIARENQEQLPVEIQPYTVPKDKVLKVYSEMSQVTNNLSHPRFQLIEDEDEADIIWRYNHIKDYSKLSVERPHVLLNQFPCESIITVKDCLAAVARRVKGSPGPDWLPETFNLQTELPQFIKHYLMRQQRGEDNHWICKPWNLARGLDTHITNNLDYIIRQRESTPKVVCKYLEDPVLFNREEVGMVKFDIRYMLMLRSVQPLRLYAYNVFWLRFANRPFSLDHFDDYQKHFTVMNYAEGVELKQVHYDEFIPMFEKQYPQYPWKVVEGELFKAFKELFEAATSRPAPYGICPYPSSRAIYAVDLMLKWSRGQNGERIIQPQILELNFSPDCARACLYHPDFYNHMFQTLFLDQPEECPITQIM, encoded by the exons ATGTCAACAAACCCCACGGTTCCGAACGGCGCGGAGGACGAGGAGTTCCGAGTGTTCGTGGCACTCCACAGCGCAGCGCTCCAGGCTTCAGCGATCCCTCCGGTCTACTGGAGGAGCCTGCATCACAAGATCACCAGCGAG ATTTATGATGCCGGGGAAGTTTTCGGAATAATGCAGTTCCAACAagaagatgaagatgaggaggagggagatgaagaaaacagagaggagaggaagaaagacAATCCTGGAAATGAGATCAGATGTAAAGTGGTTGTAACCCGGGAGAGTGGTCTGCAAGCCTCGGAGCCGACCAG CGTTTTCCTGGTGGATCACGCGTGGACGTACCGCGTGGAGCATGCCCggcagcagctggaacagatcCCAGGCTTGTTGCCCAGAATGGCGGCCCTTATGGGGCTGGACTTCCATGGTGAGGTCCCCGACCCTGACACGGTGGAGCTGGTGATGGAGTGCATGTGGAAATACAACCAGACTTATCAGCTCTCTCAGGGG TCCCCAGAGGACAAGGTTCCCGTGTGGTACATCATGGATGAGTTTGGCTCTCAGGTGCGGCACTCTGATCAACCGACCTGCAGCATGGCTCCTTTCTTCTACGTGCAGGGCCAGCTAGCCTACACTGTGCTCTGGCCTCTGCAGGACCTGCACGAAGGAG ATGAAGTTACCCGTGACTATACGTATGGAGAGCCAGACCCTCTGGTGCGGCGATGCTGTCTGTTACCATGGATACCTAGTGATCTAGAAGAGGTCAGCAGCGTCACAGCTGAGCCTCCGGACTCATTCTTTGAG AACATTGCTCGGGAAAACCAGGAGCAGCTTCCAGTGGAAATACAGCCTTACACTGTTCCGAAGGACAAAGTCCTCAA GGTTTACTCTGAAATGTCACAAGTAACAAACAACCTTAGCCACCCTCGGTTCCAGCTGATAGAGGATGAGGATGAGGCTGATATCATTTGGCGCTATAATCACATCAAAGACTACAG CAAACTCAGTGTGGAGCGACCTCATGTGTTGCTGAACCAGTTTCCCTGTGAGAGCATCATCACTGTGAAGGACTGTCTGGCTGCTGTGGCTCGCAGGGTGAAAGGCAGCCCAGGACCCGACTGGTTACCGGAGACCTTCAACCTACAGACAGAGCTGCCACAATTCATCAAGCATTACCTGATGAGACAACAAAG GGGAGAAGATAACCACTGGATCTGTAAGCCTTGGAATTTAGCTCGTGGACTAGACACACACATAACCAACAACCTGGATTACATAATCAGGCAGCGAGAGAGTACACCAAAG GTGGTGTGTAAGTATCTGGAAGATCCAGTACTGTTCAACAGGGAGGAAGTGGGAATGGTGAAGTTTGACATTCGCTACATGTTGATGTTGCGTTCTGTGCAGCCTCTGCGTCTCTATGCCTATAATGTCTTCTGGCTGCGCTTCGCCAACAG ACCGTTCTCCTTGGACCATTTTGATGATTACCAAAAGCACTTCACTGTCATGAACTATGCTGAGGGGGTGGAGCTTAAGCAG GTGCATTATGATGAGTTCATCCCAATGTTTGAGAAGCAGTACCCACAGTATCCATGGAAAGTAGTGGAA GGAGAGTTATTTAAAGCTTTCAAGGAGCTCTTTGAGGCAGCCACTTCTAGACCGGCACCATATGGTATTTGTCCCTATCCTTCATCCCGGGCCATCTATGCTGTAGACCTCATGCTAAAGTGGAGTAGAGGACAAAATG GTGAACGTATAATACAACCTCAGATCCTAGAGTTGAACTTCAGCCCAGACTGTGCCCGGGCCTGCCTCTACCACCCTGACTTCTACAACCACATGTTTCAGACGCTGTTCCTGGATCAGCCTGAGGAGTGCCCCATCACACAAATCATGTGA